Within the Comamonadaceae bacterium OTU4NAUVB1 genome, the region CGTCGGCCGCGACGCCCGGCACGCCGGCGTCGGAGACCGTGCCGGAGAAGTCGCCCGCGCCGGTGCGCAGCGTGCTCGAGCCCAGCACGACGGTGCCATCGCCGTACAGCGCGCCGACGGTCTCGGTCAGTCCGGGCCTGAGGAACACCATGCCCGGCAGGCGCACCGACTCGCCGGTGACCGGATGGATCAGTTCGAAGCCCTGGCTGCGGACCGTGACCGTCGCGGTGTCGGCGATCTGCTCGCTCTGCAGCAAGGCGACGCTGGAGACGCCCTGCACCAGCAGGTCGCCGGCGATGGACGTGGCGCCGCCGGTGCGCGCGAGGCCCAGCACGGTGCTGCCCTGCACGGTCGTCAGGCCGGTGTAGGTGTTGGACTTGCCGCCGACGAAATCGAGGTCGCCCCAGTACCGGGCCGAGGTCGGGGCCTCGATGGTCAGGCCCCGGGTGCCCGACACCACGCCGCCCATCTCCAGCAGGTAGGTCACCGACGAGGCCGGCGAGACGAAGCGGAGGGTGGGGGTGGTCGCGCTCTCGAGCCTGACGTCGCCGTCCAGGCGCAGGCTGCGCTGGGCCGCCGCCGGCGTGCTGTCCCGGTCGAGCGGCGCGACGGTGAAGTCGCCCCGCACGACGACGTCGTTGGCCAGCGTCACGCCGCCGCGCAGGGTGCCGCCGTTGATCGTCAGCGTGCCGGTGCCCAGCGAGCCGGCGTGCGTCACGGCCAGCGTGCCCGCGTCGAGCACGGTGCCGCCGGCATAAGTGTTGGCGCTCGTCGCGGCCGGGGCGTCGCGGCCCAGCACCAGCGTGCCGGCGCCGGTCTTCACGATGCCGCCGGCGCCCGAGATCGGGCCGGTCTGGCCGGCTTCGGCGCCCGCCACGGCGACGTTCAGGACCTGCGTGGTGCCCGCGGCCACCGCGATGGCGTCGGCGCGCACCTGCCCGTCGACGTAGTCGATGCCCTGGGCACCGGCGCCCACCGCCGCGACCAGGGCACCCGCGAGCACCAGGGCCGAGCGCAGGCCGCGGCCGTGACCGCCAGCACGATCGACCTCGGAAATCGCGACCCAGGCGCCGAGGGCCTGATTCCACACGCTACGATAAGACTTGTTCATTACAGCTGCTCCTGAACTTCTTGTGAAACGGCGGCATGGTCGCGAAGACCAAACCTAAGGTGTTAATCCGAAGGTACTAATTGTTTCAGCTTTGAAACTTTTTAGTTATTTTGGTAACAACTTCAGGAAGCGAGCGTGAGGTAAGCCACAGCGGCGATGGCGCCGGCCGTCACGGCGGCGACGCGGGGCCGGCGCACGGCTCCCCAGAATCCCCGGCATGGGAACCCTCTATTTCGTGCGCCACGGACAGGCGAGCCTCGGCGCCGACGATTACGACCAGCTGAGCGACCTCGGCCGCCGGCAGGCCGAGCGGCTGGGCGCGCACTGGCGGGCCCAGGACCTGCGCTTCGACGCCGTGATCACCGGCACCCTGCGGCGCCATGTGCAGACGTGGGAAGGGATCGCGACCGGCCTGGGATGCGCGGGTCGCGAGGCGATGCCCTGGCCGGGCCTCAACGAATACGACAGCGCGGCGGTGATCGCCACCGTGCAGGACGGGCCGCTCGCGAAGCCCGACACGCCCGAGCTGTACAAGCGACATTTCCGCCTGCTGCGCGACGGCCTGGGCCGATGGATGGAAGGGCTCGCCGCGCCGGTGGGCATGCCCAGCCACGTGGACTTCCTCGCCGGCGTGACCGGCGCGCTCGACCACGTGCGCGCGCACCACTACGGCTCACGCGTGCTGGTGGTCTCCAGCGGCGGGCCGATCGGAATGGCGGTGGCTCACGTGCTGGGCGCGGGCGCGGCGGCGGCGATCGAGTTGAACCTGCGCATCCGCAACACCGCCGTGACCGAATTCGTCTTCACGCCGCGCCGCCACGCGCTTCTGACCTTCAACACGCTGCCGCACCTCGACGGTCCGGCCCACGCGGACTGGGTCACCTACGCCTGAGCCCGCGCGGCGCGCCCGGGGCCGGACCTCAGCGCCGGCCCTTGACCAGGCCCCACAGCGCCAGCAGGACGATCGCGCCGACCACCGAGGCGATGAAACCGGCGCCCTGGGCCGCCGTGTACCAGCCCATCGCCTGCCCGACGTAGGTGGCGCCGACCGAGCCCAGCACGCCGAT harbors:
- a CDS encoding histidine phosphatase family protein, which produces MGTLYFVRHGQASLGADDYDQLSDLGRRQAERLGAHWRAQDLRFDAVITGTLRRHVQTWEGIATGLGCAGREAMPWPGLNEYDSAAVIATVQDGPLAKPDTPELYKRHFRLLRDGLGRWMEGLAAPVGMPSHVDFLAGVTGALDHVRAHHYGSRVLVVSSGGPIGMAVAHVLGAGAAAAIELNLRIRNTAVTEFVFTPRRHALLTFNTLPHLDGPAHADWVTYA
- a CDS encoding GlsB/YeaQ/YmgE family stress response membrane protein, producing MSIVWTILIGFIVGLVARALKPGNDAAGFIVTTLIGVLGSVGATYVGQAMGWYTAAQGAGFIASVVGAIVLLALWGLVKGRR